One stretch of Miscanthus floridulus cultivar M001 chromosome 18, ASM1932011v1, whole genome shotgun sequence DNA includes these proteins:
- the LOC136524126 gene encoding uncharacterized protein, translating to MAIPHYAYLVLKMPSPAGVLSLRGNLSVAYACETESVALAKATDLSIQMASMVAEAKMASADNMEIPEPPRASAKSKKVKEIGLGLDDPSKMVKIGAHLDPK from the coding sequence atggccattccacactacgcgtatttggtgttgaagatgccttcgcccgcAGGAGTCCTGTCTCTGCGGGGCAACCTTTCCGTCGCCTACGCTTGCGAGACAGAGAGTGTCGCCCTCGccaaagccactgacctctccatccagatggctagcatggtcgccgaagccaagatggcgtctgctgacaacatggagatcccagagcctcctcgtgcctctgccaagtccaagaaAGTCAAGGAgattggcctcggcctcgacgatccttccaagatggtgaaaatcggggctcaccttgaccccaaatag